One region of Limnospira fusiformis SAG 85.79 genomic DNA includes:
- the aat gene encoding leucyl/phenylalanyl-tRNA--protein transferase, producing MQYDISAIIEGYAQGYFLMANDGEDSLGWYSSHQRALIPLDERFRYPRSLQRFLNQNRFQVAINGDFDAVVEGCADRENTWISAELKRIYQVLNRQGWAHSFETWEGDRLAGGILGIAIGGAFIGESMFFNIPNGSKVAMVKLVEHLQKREFCLFDAQMNNPHLERFGAFIVSKKQYNQLLSKALKKRCFFD from the coding sequence ATGCAATATGATATATCAGCAATTATTGAAGGATATGCTCAAGGCTATTTCTTAATGGCAAATGATGGGGAAGACTCCCTAGGATGGTACAGCAGCCACCAACGAGCCTTGATTCCCCTAGATGAACGTTTCCGCTATCCGCGATCGCTTCAACGATTCCTTAATCAAAATCGCTTTCAAGTCGCGATTAACGGCGATTTTGATGCAGTGGTGGAAGGCTGCGCTGACCGCGAAAATACTTGGATTTCGGCGGAATTAAAGCGCATTTATCAAGTATTGAATAGACAGGGATGGGCTCATAGTTTCGAGACCTGGGAAGGCGATCGCCTCGCTGGGGGGATTTTGGGAATTGCGATCGGCGGCGCTTTTATCGGCGAGTCTATGTTCTTTAATATTCCTAACGGCTCAAAAGTAGCAATGGTCAAGCTCGTTGAACACCTGCAAAAACGGGAATTTTGCCTATTTGATGCCCAAATGAATAACCCTCATTTAGAGCGTTTTGGGGCTTTTATTGTCAGTAAAAAACAATATAATCAGTTACTGTCAAAAGCCCTCAAAAAAAGGTGTTTTTTTGATTAA
- a CDS encoding vitamin K epoxide reductase family protein has product MVSSPSTPWIYRHSRLIILTIAIIGAIETAYLTGVKLLGGVAVCPTQGCHEVLNSPLATVAGIPISLFGFLAYFTMASLAATPWLVNPSSQKKLRTKLESATWWIMFGLATVMAVISGFLMYLLAFELQAFCPYCVASAIFSISLFLLTMVGRFWDDFGQQLLVGVAVTMVALVTVLGVYGGQPTSTTQPPTLVSRQITTNSGAAEISLATHLKQIGAKTFGAYWCPHCYEQKQLFGRQAFAILDYVECDPQGPNARPQLCQQAGINAYPTWEINQKFYQGRLSLQKLAELSDYQDRQDFANSSFD; this is encoded by the coding sequence ATGGTTAGCAGTCCTTCTACTCCCTGGATTTATCGCCACTCTCGTCTAATTATTCTCACCATCGCTATTATAGGGGCGATCGAAACTGCCTATTTAACTGGGGTTAAACTCTTGGGGGGAGTGGCTGTCTGTCCTACCCAAGGATGTCATGAAGTTCTCAATAGTCCATTAGCCACCGTGGCGGGGATACCCATTAGCCTATTTGGGTTTTTAGCCTATTTCACTATGGCAAGTCTAGCCGCTACCCCCTGGCTGGTCAATCCCTCCAGTCAAAAAAAACTACGGACTAAATTAGAATCCGCTACCTGGTGGATTATGTTTGGTTTGGCTACCGTCATGGCCGTTATCAGTGGCTTTTTGATGTATCTGCTGGCTTTTGAACTGCAAGCCTTTTGTCCCTACTGTGTGGCTTCCGCCATTTTCTCCATTAGTCTCTTTCTCCTGACTATGGTGGGGCGATTTTGGGATGATTTCGGACAACAGCTTTTAGTTGGGGTGGCTGTGACTATGGTGGCTTTGGTCACTGTCCTGGGGGTTTATGGTGGACAACCTACCTCAACCACTCAGCCACCTACCCTCGTCAGCCGTCAGATTACTACTAATTCAGGCGCAGCCGAAATATCCCTCGCTACCCATCTTAAACAGATTGGCGCTAAAACTTTTGGTGCTTATTGGTGTCCCCATTGCTACGAACAAAAGCAGCTTTTTGGCCGTCAGGCTTTTGCTATACTGGACTATGTAGAGTGCGATCCACAGGGTCCTAACGCGCGACCACAACTGTGTCAACAAGCTGGAATTAATGCTTATCCGACTTGGGAAATTAACCAGAAATTCTACCAGGGACGGTTATCTTTACAAAAACTGGCGGAGTTGTCTGATTATCAAGACAGACAGGATTTTGCTAATTCTTCCTTTGATTAA
- a CDS encoding CHASE2 domain-containing protein produces the protein MFRILQGFSKYPQQALTSLKLWFLERKHIWITSSGVAAAVLIVRLVGLLQTSELAVFDVLVRARLPESPEDRIVIIGIDEQDLREYGFPVSDAILADLLYIINHAEPRAIGLDLYRGIPMEPGHDEFTQALTNIPNLIGIELLETLKVAAVPPPPALAEIGMIGFNNFVIDSDGRIRRNLLYAGSDDGQTRRSFALQLALIELEYHGIFPTLTDNYEVQFNGVVFPKFQPNDGPYVRADNAGYQVLANFRNPAVGFKTVSLRDVLNGDVPPSLFQNRIVMIGSTAFSVKDFHLTPYSSSLFEEPRFIYGVELHANFLSQILTTILEERPLMSSWSEPVEWLWIIFWSWVGASLSWKLRSPYRSILMIILLSGGIFTGAYLVLLMGWWIPVVPPLITLGASGIVVTTYLAHIQEEFKRSTDFLNSIINTIPDPIYVKTKDHKKMVVNQAYSRLVGFPVEMILKKSDHDLFPKREADLFYEQDELAFQTNWEQENEEKLTDASGVNHWIATKRSLHKDAAGNLFLVGIIRDITERKKSEETLRQLAEQLEKYNAELQQRADHDPLTGLPNRQLFEERLTQALIWADTNQKFVGLFFLDLNNFKPINDQYGHHVGDLVLKLVAERLRGCLRASDTVSRLGGDEFTIILPGIPSHADAVRVAEKILDQVTQESELDGHVITIGLSIGISLYPLDSQDYETLVQKADAAMYRAKSRHQNSYELTPPVPPNITEA, from the coding sequence ATGTTCAGAATCTTACAGGGATTTAGTAAGTATCCTCAGCAGGCTTTAACTTCCCTAAAATTATGGTTTTTGGAACGTAAGCACATCTGGATTACCTCTTCTGGAGTGGCGGCGGCTGTGCTTATAGTCAGGCTTGTAGGACTTCTACAAACCTCCGAATTAGCTGTTTTTGATGTGTTAGTCCGCGCTCGTCTCCCGGAATCTCCAGAAGACCGGATTGTGATTATTGGTATTGATGAACAGGATTTAAGAGAGTATGGGTTCCCCGTTTCTGATGCCATTTTAGCTGATTTATTATACATTATTAATCACGCAGAACCTAGGGCGATCGGTTTGGATTTATATCGGGGTATACCCATGGAACCCGGTCACGATGAATTTACCCAAGCCTTAACAAATATTCCTAATTTGATTGGTATTGAACTCCTGGAAACTCTTAAAGTCGCCGCCGTTCCACCTCCCCCGGCTTTGGCGGAAATAGGTATGATCGGATTTAATAACTTTGTCATTGACTCCGATGGTCGCATCCGTCGCAATTTATTATATGCTGGTAGTGATGATGGTCAGACTCGACGGAGTTTTGCGCTTCAGTTGGCTTTGATAGAACTGGAATATCATGGCATTTTTCCCACTTTAACTGATAATTATGAAGTGCAATTTAATGGGGTGGTTTTTCCGAAATTTCAACCCAATGATGGGCCTTATGTCCGCGCTGATAATGCTGGTTATCAAGTATTAGCTAATTTTCGCAATCCCGCTGTAGGTTTTAAAACCGTTTCCCTCAGAGATGTGTTGAATGGAGATGTCCCACCCTCTCTATTTCAAAATCGCATTGTCATGATTGGGTCTACGGCTTTTAGTGTCAAAGATTTTCACTTAACCCCCTACAGTAGCAGTCTATTTGAAGAACCTCGTTTTATTTATGGCGTGGAACTTCATGCTAATTTTCTCAGCCAAATTTTAACTACAATCCTAGAAGAACGTCCCCTAATGTCTAGTTGGTCAGAACCTGTAGAATGGCTCTGGATTATCTTCTGGTCTTGGGTCGGTGCTAGTTTGTCCTGGAAACTGCGATCGCCTTATCGTTCCATATTGATGATTATTTTACTTAGCGGCGGTATCTTTACAGGCGCTTATCTAGTGCTTTTAATGGGCTGGTGGATTCCCGTTGTACCACCTTTAATTACCCTGGGGGCTTCTGGTATTGTAGTCACCACTTACTTAGCACATATTCAAGAAGAATTTAAACGCTCAACCGATTTCCTTAATAGCATTATTAACACTATTCCTGACCCTATTTATGTCAAAACTAAAGACCATAAAAAAATGGTGGTTAATCAAGCCTATTCGCGATTGGTCGGCTTCCCGGTGGAGATGATTTTAAAGAAAAGTGACCATGATTTATTCCCGAAGAGGGAAGCGGATCTTTTTTATGAACAGGATGAACTGGCTTTTCAGACTAACTGGGAACAGGAAAATGAGGAAAAATTAACTGATGCTAGTGGCGTTAATCACTGGATTGCGACTAAGCGATCGCTTCATAAAGACGCAGCAGGTAATCTGTTTTTGGTTGGGATAATTCGCGATATTACCGAACGCAAAAAATCCGAAGAAACCCTCCGACAACTAGCCGAACAGCTGGAAAAATATAACGCTGAACTTCAGCAAAGGGCTGACCATGACCCCCTCACAGGTTTACCCAACCGCCAACTATTTGAGGAACGCCTCACCCAAGCCTTAATCTGGGCTGATACTAATCAAAAGTTTGTCGGGCTATTTTTTCTCGACCTTAACAATTTTAAACCTATTAATGACCAATACGGACACCATGTCGGGGATTTAGTGCTTAAACTGGTCGCCGAACGTTTGCGAGGCTGTTTACGCGCTAGTGACACTGTGAGTCGCCTTGGGGGTGATGAATTTACTATCATCCTACCAGGAATCCCTAGTCATGCTGATGCGGTCAGGGTGGCGGAAAAAATACTAGACCAGGTAACTCAAGAGTCAGAACTCGATGGCCATGTTATTACCATCGGTCTGAGTATCGGAATTAGCCTCTATCCCCTGGACAGTCAAGATTATGAAACTTTAGTTCAAAAAGCTGATGCGGCTATGTATCGCGCCAAAAGCCGACATCAGAACTCCTATGAGTTGACCCCCCCTGTACCTCCAAATATTACAGAAGCGTGA
- the btpA gene encoding photosystem I biogenesis protein BtpA: protein MDLNQIFNTENPIIGVVHLLPLPTSPRWGGDIKAVIDRAEQEATALASGGVHGIIVENFFDSPFAKDKVDPAVVSAMTMIIQRLMNLVTVPLGVNVLRNDGESALAIASCVGAQFIRVNVLNGVMATDQGIIEGNAHRLLRYRRELGSDVKILADVLVKHGRPLGSPNLTTAVKETTERALADGIILSGWSTGSPPSLEDLELARTAAGDTPVFIGSGADYENISTLIKAADGVIVASSLKRHGRISQPIDPSRVSQFVEAMGRGLQPGTTDPWTLKPQSELPSKLKP from the coding sequence GTGGACTTAAATCAAATTTTTAACACTGAAAATCCCATCATTGGAGTAGTGCATCTGCTGCCGCTTCCCACCTCCCCTCGATGGGGTGGGGATATCAAAGCAGTAATCGATCGCGCTGAACAAGAAGCAACTGCCCTCGCCTCCGGGGGTGTACATGGTATAATTGTCGAGAACTTTTTTGATTCTCCCTTTGCTAAAGATAAGGTAGATCCAGCGGTGGTCAGCGCCATGACCATGATTATCCAACGGCTGATGAATCTAGTTACAGTCCCCCTGGGAGTCAATGTCTTGCGAAATGACGGTGAAAGCGCTTTGGCGATCGCATCCTGTGTAGGAGCCCAATTCATTCGTGTCAACGTCTTAAACGGCGTGATGGCTACCGACCAGGGAATAATTGAAGGCAATGCTCACCGACTCCTGCGCTATCGTCGAGAATTAGGAAGCGATGTTAAAATATTGGCAGATGTCCTAGTCAAACATGGCCGACCTCTGGGTTCTCCCAATCTGACAACAGCAGTTAAGGAAACCACAGAACGAGCCTTAGCTGATGGAATTATTCTATCAGGCTGGTCTACTGGTAGTCCCCCTAGTCTGGAAGACCTGGAACTAGCGCGGACTGCAGCGGGTGATACTCCCGTATTTATCGGCAGTGGGGCTGATTATGAAAATATTTCTACCCTCATTAAAGCTGCTGATGGCGTGATTGTTGCCAGTTCCCTTAAACGACATGGCCGCATTAGTCAACCTATTGATCCCAGTCGCGTTAGTCAGTTTGTCGAGGCTATGGGGCGTGGTTTACAGCCAGGAACAACAGACCCCTGGACACTTAAACCACAGTCGGAACTACCTAGTAAACTGAAACCCTAA
- a CDS encoding IS630 family transposase (programmed frameshift) — MPAPYSYDLRQKVIDAIELDGMPKTEASQVFHVSRNTINLWLQRKAQTGDFLPKPNHPPGNNHKITDWHKFKAFAQEHGDQTSAQMAELWDDDISPRTISRALKKIGFTRKKTYGYQERDEQQREEFMAQIEQMEPEGLVYLDEAGINSQDSDYPYGYCEQGQRFHVLKSGKRQGRVSMIAAWCHQQLLAPFSFEGCCHRTVFELWLEFILIPTLKPGQTLVLDNATFHKGGRIAELVEAAQCRLLYLPPYSPDLNKIEKCWSWLKARIRHAREQFDSLHDAMDSVLKAAS, encoded by the exons ATGCCAGCCCCCTATAGTTACGACCTCAGACAAAAAGTTATTGATGCAATTGAACTAGACGGTATGCCCAAAACAGAAGCCAGTCAAGTTTTCCATGTCAGCCGGAACACCATTAATCTCTGGCTGCAAAGAAAAGCACAGACCGGAGACTTCCTCCCTAAACCTAATCACCCACCTGGCAATAACCACAAAATTACCGACTGGCATAAATTCAAAGCTTTTGCCCAAGAGCATGGCGATCAAACCTCCGCTCAAATGGCTGAACTTTGGGATGACGACATCTCTCCTCGCACCATATCCAGAGCCTTGAAGAAAATTGGCTTCACCAGAAAAAAAACTTACGGCTACCAAGAACGTGATGAGCAACAGCGAGAGGAGTTTATGGCTCAGATTGAACAGATGGAGCCGGAAGGGTTGGTTTACCTCGATGAAGCTGGCATCAATAGTCAAGACTCGGATTATCCTTATGGTTACTGTGAGCAAGGACAACGCTTCCATGTCCTCAAATCAGGGAAGAGGCAGGGCAGGGTAAGTATGATAGCCGCATGGTGTCATCAACAACTCTTAGCTCCCTTTAGCTTTGAGGGTTGTTGTCATCGGACAGTGTTTGAGTTGTGGTTGGAGTTCATCTTAATTCCAACATTGAAGCCAGGTCAGACTCTAGTATTGGACAATGCAACGTTTCATAAAGGGGGACGGATTGCTGAACTGGTGGAGGCAGCTCAATGCCGTTTACTCTATCTTCCGCCTTATTCGCCAGACCTCAACAAGATAGAGAAATGTTGGTCGTGGCTGAAAGCCCGTATTCGCCAC GCACGTGAGCAGTTTGATTCTCTCCATGATGCCATGGATTCCGTTCTCAAAGCTGCGTCCTAA
- a CDS encoding phenylpyruvate tautomerase MIF-related protein: MPLIKVKTSVSQPEKSQVESLLKDLSASLAKHLSKPESYVMTAFEPDVPMTFGGTTDPVCYMEIKSIGNITPTTTKAMSQDFCQKINQALGVPSDRIYIEFADAPRTMWGWNGGTFD; this comes from the coding sequence ATGCCACTGATTAAAGTCAAAACATCGGTTTCTCAACCGGAAAAATCCCAAGTCGAAAGTTTACTCAAGGATTTGTCAGCATCCCTGGCTAAACATCTAAGTAAACCCGAATCCTATGTGATGACTGCTTTTGAACCTGATGTTCCTATGACCTTTGGCGGTACCACAGACCCGGTTTGCTATATGGAAATCAAAAGTATTGGTAACATCACCCCAACCACTACTAAAGCTATGAGTCAGGATTTCTGCCAAAAAATTAATCAGGCTTTAGGTGTCCCCAGCGATCGCATATATATTGAGTTTGCTGATGCACCCCGGACTATGTGGGGCTGGAATGGTGGCACATTCGACTAG
- the nth gene encoding endonuclease III, translating into MSSHQHHKLRHRALEVLVRLKRLYPDAACTLNYETPLQLLVATILSAQCTDERVNQVTPALFKRFPDAFSLATADLQELETLVRSTGFYRNKARHIKESSRMIAEKFGGEVPKRMEQLLELPGVARKTANVVMANAYGINMGVTVDTHVRRLSQRLGLTQHKDPVRIERDLMQVLPQPDWENWSIRLIYHGRGICTARNPACYNCKLSDLCPSAQIG; encoded by the coding sequence ATGAGCAGCCACCAACACCATAAACTCCGACATCGCGCCCTAGAAGTTCTTGTGCGTCTCAAGCGTTTATATCCTGATGCCGCTTGTACTCTCAACTATGAGACACCTTTACAGCTATTGGTAGCCACTATCCTCTCAGCACAATGTACTGATGAACGGGTTAATCAGGTGACACCAGCTTTATTTAAGCGCTTTCCTGATGCTTTCTCTTTGGCGACCGCGGATTTGCAAGAGCTGGAAACTTTGGTGCGATCGACTGGATTTTATCGCAACAAGGCTCGCCATATCAAAGAATCAAGCCGGATGATTGCTGAGAAATTCGGCGGGGAAGTTCCTAAACGCATGGAACAATTGCTCGAATTACCCGGAGTAGCCCGTAAAACCGCTAATGTGGTCATGGCTAATGCTTACGGGATTAATATGGGCGTGACTGTTGATACCCATGTGCGTCGTCTCAGTCAACGGCTGGGATTGACTCAGCATAAAGACCCCGTTCGCATTGAGCGGGATTTGATGCAGGTTCTACCTCAGCCAGATTGGGAAAATTGGTCAATCCGATTGATTTATCATGGGCGTGGGATCTGTACAGCCCGCAATCCGGCGTGTTACAATTGCAAATTGTCAGATTTATGCCCATCAGCACAGATCGGCTAG
- the rseP gene encoding RIP metalloprotease RseP, with protein MSVLAAIAVLGILIVVHELGHFMAARLQHIHVNRFSIGFGPVLWKYQGPETEYALRGFPLGGFVGFPDEDPDSEIPKDDPNLLSNRPILDRAIVISAGVIANLIFAYLLLVVQVGMIGVPDFDYQPGVRVPSVASDVSSAAAKAGIEDNDLIISVNGEELGAESKSITRLIEVIQSNPNQPLKMEVQRGDRIIPVEVTPEPGSDGKGRIGVQLSPNGQIVRYQADGIIDAFVKGAEEFQRIFNLTLAGFSQLINNFRETAPQLSGPVAIVAIGANIARSDASNLFQFAALISINLAIINILPLPALDGGQLAFLLIEALRGKPLPQRVQESVMQTGLMLLLGLGIFLIIRDTANLTDLSWVRSLLQ; from the coding sequence ATGTCAGTTTTGGCTGCGATCGCGGTTCTTGGAATCTTAATCGTCGTTCATGAGCTTGGCCACTTCATGGCGGCGCGACTTCAACATATCCACGTTAATCGATTCTCCATAGGCTTCGGTCCCGTTTTGTGGAAATATCAAGGCCCAGAAACTGAGTATGCACTGCGAGGCTTTCCCTTGGGGGGTTTTGTCGGCTTTCCCGATGAAGATCCCGATAGTGAAATCCCCAAAGATGACCCAAACCTGTTGAGCAATCGACCAATTTTAGATAGGGCGATCGTAATCAGTGCTGGTGTAATTGCTAACTTGATTTTTGCCTACTTGTTATTAGTGGTTCAGGTAGGAATGATTGGCGTTCCCGACTTTGACTATCAACCGGGTGTCCGAGTCCCCTCTGTAGCCAGTGATGTTAGTTCAGCGGCGGCGAAAGCTGGGATTGAGGATAATGATCTAATCATATCCGTGAATGGAGAGGAACTAGGAGCCGAGTCTAAGTCCATTACCCGCTTGATTGAGGTAATTCAGTCTAACCCTAACCAACCTCTAAAAATGGAAGTTCAACGGGGCGATCGCATTATCCCCGTAGAAGTGACTCCAGAACCAGGCTCCGATGGTAAGGGTCGTATTGGAGTACAACTAAGCCCTAACGGTCAAATTGTCCGTTATCAGGCTGATGGGATAATTGATGCGTTTGTCAAAGGTGCTGAGGAATTTCAGCGGATTTTTAACTTGACTTTGGCGGGGTTTTCCCAACTGATTAATAATTTTCGGGAAACAGCTCCCCAACTTTCCGGTCCCGTCGCTATTGTGGCGATCGGTGCTAATATAGCCCGTTCCGATGCTAGTAATTTATTCCAATTTGCTGCCCTAATTAGCATCAACCTCGCTATAATTAACATCCTCCCTCTCCCGGCTCTTGATGGCGGTCAGTTGGCGTTTCTGCTGATTGAAGCCCTACGGGGTAAACCTTTACCGCAACGGGTACAAGAAAGCGTCATGCAAACCGGATTGATGTTGTTGTTGGGGTTGGGTATTTTCCTGATTATTCGGGATACTGCCAATTTAACCGATCTCAGTTGGGTGCGATCGCTACTCCAATAG
- a CDS encoding zinc ribbon domain-containing protein, with translation MAVCRGGFCDQPPLRRISFVNPPPDVTKEYTSKTCSKCGHIHTQLGGNKQFVCPNCGHRIGRDINGAFNILPLALRDTSTNGVITSFQMVPYS, from the coding sequence ATGGCTGTGTGTAGGGGCGGGTTCTGCGATCAGCCCCCACTAAGAAGAATCAGCTTTGTAAACCCGCCCCCGGACGTAACGAAAGAGTACACCAGCAAAACCTGTTCAAAATGTGGTCACATTCACACCCAACTAGGAGGCAACAAACAATTTGTTTGCCCTAATTGTGGTCATAGGATAGGACGTGATATTAATGGAGCCTTTAACATTCTGCCCTTGGCTTTGAGAGATACCTCCACTAATGGCGTGATTACCTCATTCCAGATGGTGCCATACTCATAA
- a CDS encoding reverse transcriptase N-terminal domain-containing protein, whose product MEDKDLPRRAFVWRSINWAKVQRYVFKLQKRIYSTRQKS is encoded by the coding sequence TTGGAAGACAAAGACCTACCAAGACGTGCGTTTGTATGGAGAAGTATCAATTGGGCGAAAGTCCAACGATACGTCTTTAAGCTCCAAAAGAGGATATATAGCACAAGACAGAAAAGTTAG
- the rpsN gene encoding 30S ribosomal protein S14: MAKKSMIERDKKRKELVDKYSDKRQQLKEQFDSATSQAQKMTIHRQIQQLPRNSSRTRLRNRCWVTGRPRGYYRDFGLCRNQLREMAHQGLLPGVVKSSW, translated from the coding sequence ATGGCTAAAAAAAGCATGATCGAGCGTGATAAAAAGCGCAAAGAATTGGTTGATAAATATTCCGACAAGCGCCAACAACTGAAAGAACAGTTTGACAGTGCTACTTCTCAGGCGCAAAAAATGACTATTCACCGCCAGATCCAGCAACTACCCCGCAACAGTTCTCGCACCCGTCTGCGGAATCGATGCTGGGTAACAGGACGGCCTAGGGGATATTACCGCGATTTTGGCTTGTGCCGCAACCAATTGCGAGAAATGGCTCACCAGGGACTTTTACCCGGTGTGGTTAAGTCTAGCTGGTAG
- a CDS encoding HAD-IIB family hydrolase — translation MLLIFTDLDGTLLNSDDYGYDGAIRAIADLEQQQIPIIPVSSKTRAEVEVLSTEIGLTDSFIVENGSAIFIPPHQDYLFSEEMKRAGKYYFRQRGCVYAQVRDGLRDLSAAIGEDLTGFGDLNIADIMQLTGLSEPEAQRAKNREFTEPFITPHHVDPERLAHQVKALGFNVVVGDRFSHLIGDQAGKGGAVQWLVNRYQQVNRGESITTIGLGNSPNDLAMLEVVDIPIIIPGIKGVHPGLTNQGWKVAPFPGSVGWGVAVAEEVKGLSY, via the coding sequence ATGTTGCTAATTTTTACTGATTTAGACGGTACTCTACTAAATTCTGATGATTATGGCTACGATGGGGCTATAAGGGCGATCGCAGACCTCGAACAACAACAGATCCCGATTATCCCGGTCAGCAGCAAAACTCGCGCCGAGGTGGAGGTATTATCAACAGAAATCGGGTTGACGGATTCGTTTATTGTGGAAAACGGCAGTGCTATTTTTATTCCCCCACATCAAGATTATCTGTTTTCTGAGGAGATGAAAAGGGCGGGAAAATACTATTTTAGGCAACGGGGATGTGTTTATGCACAAGTGCGCGACGGTTTGCGAGATTTGAGCGCGGCGATTGGTGAAGATTTGACGGGGTTCGGTGATTTGAATATTGCCGATATTATGCAGTTAACTGGTTTGTCGGAACCGGAAGCACAACGGGCAAAAAATCGAGAGTTTACTGAGCCTTTTATTACTCCTCACCATGTGGATCCGGAGAGGTTAGCACATCAGGTCAAAGCCCTGGGGTTTAATGTGGTGGTTGGCGATCGCTTTTCTCATTTAATTGGAGACCAGGCGGGAAAAGGTGGCGCGGTTCAATGGCTGGTTAATCGATATCAACAGGTTAATAGGGGGGAAAGTATTACGACTATTGGTTTGGGGAATAGTCCTAATGATTTGGCTATGTTGGAGGTGGTTGATATTCCGATTATTATACCCGGAATAAAAGGGGTACATCCTGGGTTGACTAATCAAGGCTGGAAAGTGGCTCCTTTTCCTGGTTCTGTGGGTTGGGGGGTGGCTGTGGCTGAGGAGGTGAAAGGGTTAAGCTACTGA
- a CDS encoding RNA-guided endonuclease InsQ/TnpB family protein, whose translation MAKHAGYARFVFNWGLHLWRSAYEEGLKPNINSIKKVFTNYVKPQYPWMSELSSKVDQYAFINLGDAFKRFFKGISSYPKFKKKGHHDSFTLDNSGKPFNLSGTRHKLPFVGWVSTFEALPESWVKKVTIARQAGDWYMSFFVEITPEITPKYRERIGVDLGINNWATCSDGTQFSNPKAYKAATKKLARLQRHLSRKVKGSKNRAKCLLKVQKLHQRVANIRRDTIHKITTFLAKNHSQVVIEDLNVSGMLKNHGLAGSIADASFYEFRRQLGYKAERYGSKLIIADRFYPSSQLCSNCGYRQKMPLVRRTFECPNCGLKIDRDLNASINLEKSPGSDDYTCGRGAADSPGRSQK comes from the coding sequence ATGGCCAAACACGCCGGTTATGCTCGGTTCGTGTTTAATTGGGGATTACACTTATGGAGGTCAGCTTATGAAGAGGGACTCAAGCCTAATATAAACTCCATTAAAAAGGTTTTTACTAATTATGTGAAACCTCAATATCCTTGGATGTCCGAATTGTCTTCTAAAGTTGATCAATATGCCTTCATTAATCTAGGGGATGCCTTTAAGCGCTTCTTCAAGGGAATAAGCAGTTATCCTAAATTTAAGAAGAAAGGCCACCATGATAGTTTTACGCTTGACAATTCCGGAAAGCCATTCAATCTGTCAGGAACTCGCCATAAGCTGCCTTTTGTGGGCTGGGTTTCTACATTTGAGGCTCTACCCGAAAGTTGGGTTAAGAAAGTCACTATAGCCCGCCAAGCAGGGGACTGGTATATGAGCTTTTTCGTAGAAATCACACCAGAAATTACACCGAAATATCGAGAGAGAATCGGGGTAGACCTAGGAATTAACAATTGGGCGACTTGCTCCGATGGGACCCAATTCTCTAATCCCAAGGCTTATAAAGCAGCGACCAAAAAACTAGCCAGATTACAACGTCATTTAAGTCGCAAAGTCAAAGGCTCAAAAAATCGGGCCAAATGTCTCTTAAAAGTTCAAAAGCTACATCAAAGAGTAGCAAACATTCGGCGGGACACCATTCATAAAATAACTACTTTCTTGGCTAAGAACCACAGCCAAGTCGTCATTGAAGATTTGAATGTGTCAGGTATGCTGAAAAATCATGGTTTGGCTGGTTCTATCGCTGATGCTTCATTTTATGAGTTCCGTCGGCAACTAGGTTACAAGGCAGAACGTTATGGTTCAAAGTTGATTATTGCCGATAGATTTTATCCATCCAGTCAACTGTGTTCTAATTGCGGTTATCGTCAAAAAATGCCCCTAGTCCGTCGGACTTTTGAATGTCCGAACTGTGGCCTGAAGATTGATAGAGATTTGAACGCCAGTATAAATTTAGAAAAATCGCCTGGTTCAGACGATTACACTTGTGGACGGGGTGCTGCCGACAGTCCCGGACGAAGCCAGAAATAA